A stretch of Deltaproteobacteria bacterium DNA encodes these proteins:
- a CDS encoding YkgJ family cysteine cluster protein — MQLAPGLSVEEASRICRDRCRAQCCRGPQFLWLGAEEIAPFRAQAAAFGVEARVVIERDGTGSIRFLDHDGETCPMLDAKTCSCRIYGSRPQRCREFPDRVRPGCAISGG, encoded by the coding sequence ATGCAACTCGCGCCTGGATTGAGCGTCGAAGAAGCGAGCCGAATCTGTCGCGACAGGTGTCGCGCGCAGTGCTGCCGGGGTCCGCAGTTCCTCTGGCTCGGCGCAGAAGAGATCGCGCCGTTCCGTGCGCAGGCGGCTGCGTTCGGCGTCGAGGCACGCGTCGTGATCGAGCGCGACGGCACAGGCTCGATTCGCTTCCTCGATCACGACGGCGAGACCTGCCCGATGCTCGACGCGAAGACCTGCAGCTGCCGCATCTACGGATCGCGTCCGCAAAGGTGCCGCGAGTTTCCCGATCGCGTTCGGCCCGGCTGCGCCATCTCGGGCGGGTAG